One part of the Arabidopsis thaliana chromosome 4, partial sequence genome encodes these proteins:
- a CDS encoding alpha/beta-Hydrolases superfamily protein, translating into MIRLRFNILRSSHRRLFHRLPRFFSSSSAPTNGSSGPSLNLIKPKLTPSPPPHQSRGLLRSIYTVSPSSSFSKKSVFVLSAAALSTAIAYSAVIPSDHDQSNRSPSGNSRIYESIEDAVQKSGNSLRRVVHHARQTGVAVSVLWQSLRSVLSSANHEVRAGFELRVAALLADIASANAARRAALVGAGSGAVVDWLLETVAIPGDRIGAQDEAARALAYLIADPTVRKDALGRPDAVPKLLKFVFSCQPKNKKHSRRSSFDISDSLKGRSMLVAAIMDIVTSNCDTIEKTPFKSSLPGNATMRDIAAAIQVIEEGGMYFDEPEKDDDSDDGRSGIKGIGIKILEGTTVLGLSRTSGLAPLGDLNANAGEETPKTFALLSKHDNSSQANLSSAVIPGLWDDLHCQHVAVPFAAWALANWAMASDTNRSHIQELDRDGQVVMTALMAPERTVKWHGSLVARLLLEDLKLPLSDSVSDWSSSLLATVSHASKTEDISLAQVALSAFLVSVDRSDKAQKMVMEKGLHLMRDSARKTRKHKAVQEGLSKALELLCAGDMHLSLEESQKWSGILLSWVLGKVASDTVQSSARRILSRTFEDYGPHSVPISQGWLTLIMNEILNHSKTVSAKGASLPKNEKPKVDQSKVTSATQSTNLLAVAVVNLAMAQLGTVPESVNNVPLADLLLSEPFAVPIKNLKKDSPPKFNAAESALATIKAIKSLTDVCAEDSVCQNKIVDFGILCLLRRFLLSDDYEKLGAIEAYDASRALEARDRTPDSLGESSITDIQDPCSVRVPASAHIRRHAARLLTILSLLPQVQKIILADETWCKWLDDCAKGNISCCNDPKTQSYARASLLNVYCNQQDGSGSGDGGSSKPDISNMNSNCPRYGDMIFLINPGLPHWKCHEKERQSGKKNESSSEGEPANVTDTVGDHVVDASNLSSSIDPSSSGSHVHDPEFDVIFLHGLRGGPFKTWRIAEDKSSTKSGLVEKIDQEAGKLGTFWPSEWLSNDFPQARLFTLKYKTNLTEWSGASLPLQEVSSMILEKLVSAGIGDRPVVFVTHSMGGLVVKQILHKAKEEKLDKLVNNTAGVVCINASCLSGILQLPTFWQQASRYAVENGSCVTPGSIYRRATKWFSKTS; encoded by the exons atGATTCGTCTCCGTTTCAATATTCTCCGATCTTCACACCGTCGTCTCTTCCACCGTCTTCCTCGatttttctcctcctcttctgcGCCAACCAACGGTTCCTCAGGTCCTTCCTTGAATCTCATTAAACCTAAACTCACACCGTCTCCGCCGCCACACCAATCACGAGGTCTTCTCCGGTCAATTTATACCGTCTCgccttcttcctccttctctaAGAAATCCGTTTTTGTTCTCTCCGCCGCCGCTTTATCCACCGCTATTGCGTATTCCGCTGTTATCCCTTCTGATCATGATCAATCAAATCGTAGCCCTAGCGGAAACAGCCGTATATACGAGTCTATCGAGGACGCTGTTCAGAAATCCGGTAATTCGTTGAGGAGAGTGGTTCATCATGCTAGACAGACCGGTGTTGCGGTATCGGTTCTGTGGCAGTCGCTTAGGTCTGTGCTCTCTTCAGCTAATCATGAGGTGCGTGCGGGATTCGAGCTGCGTGTGGCTGCTCTTTTAGCCGATATAGCGTCCGCAAATGCTGCTCGTAGAGCCGCTCTCGTTGGAGCTGGCAGTGGTGCGGTGGTTGATTGGTTACTGGAGACGGTGGCCATTCCCGGCGACAGAATTGGGGCACAGGACGAAGCGGCTAGGGCTCTAGCTTATCTTATTGCTGATCCAACGGTGAGGAAAGACGCTCTAGGAAGGCCCGATGCAGTGCCCAAGTTACTGAAGTTCGTATTCTCGTgtcaaccaaaaaacaaaaag CATTCAAGACGTAGTTCATTCGATATTTCTGATTCTTTGAAAGGTAGGAGCATGCTTGTGGCTGCCATAATGGATATCGTCACTTCCAACTGTGACACTATAGAAAAGACACCTTTCAAGTCATCCTTGCCTGGAAATGCTACGATGAGAGATATTGCTGCTGCAATTCAAGTAATTGAGGAAGGTGGTATGTATTTTGATGAGCCAGAAAAAGATGATGACAGTGACGATGGAAGAAGTGGGATTAAGGGAATTGGAATTAAAATCCTTGAAGGAACCACAGTTCTGGGATTATCAAGAACCAGTGGGCTTGCACCGTTGGGTGACCTTAATGCTAATGCGGGAGAGGAGACTCCTAAAACATTTGCATTGCTTAGTAAACATGATAATTCTTCACAAGCTAATTTGTCATCTGCCGTCATTCCTGGCCTTTGGGATGATTTACATTGTCAACATGTCGCAGTGCCATTTGCTGCGTGGGCACTGGCAAACTGGGCAATGGCTTCTGATACAAATAGATCTCATATTCAAGAACTCGATCGTGATGGGCAAGTTGTCATGACAGCTTTAATGGCACCAGAGAGGACTGTGAAGTGGCATGGGAGTTTGGTGGCTCGGCTGTTGTTAGAGGATCTCAAGCTTCCATTAAGTGATTCTGTTTCCGACTGGAGTTCCAGTTTACTTGCCACTGTTTCACATGCCAGTAAAACTGAGGATATCTCTCTGGCTCAAGTTGCGTTGTCTGCCTTTTTAGTTTCTGTCGACAGAAGTGACAAAGCACAGAAGATGGTAATGGAGAAGGGTCTTCATCTGATGAGAGATAGTGCTAGGAAAACGAGAAAACACAAAGCAGTGCAAGAAGGTTTGTCAAAGGCTCTTGAATTACTCTGTGCTGGTGACATGCATTTATCTCTTGAAGAGAGTCAGAAATGGTCCGGCATACTACTTTCATGGGTTCTTGGAAAAGTTGCATCTGATACTGTTCAATCTTCAGCAAGAAGAATCCTTTCACGCACCTTTGAAGACTATGGACCACACTCTGTCCCGATATCTCAGGGATGGTTGACCCTTATAATGAATGAGATTTTGAACCACAGTAAGACGGTGTCAGCTAAAGGAGCTAGCCTACCTAAAAACGAGAAACCTAAG GTAGATCAGTCCAAAGTTACTTCTGCTACTCAGTCAACCAATCTGTTAGCAGTTGCTGTTGTTAATCTTGCCATGGCTCAACTGGGTACAGTCCCAGAGTCTGTCAATAATGTTCCACTGGCAGATCTGCTCCTTTCAGAGCCTTTTGCGGTACcaattaagaatttaaagaaGGATAGCCCCCCTAAATTTAATGCTGCTGAGTCTGCATTGGCAACCATTAAGGCAATCAAGTCACTGACGGATGTTTGTGCTGAAGATTCTGTATGCCAGAACAAAATAGTTGATTTTGGTATTCTTTGTTTACTAAGGCGCTTTCTGTTAAGTGATGATTATGAGAAGCTAGGTGCAATAGAAGCTTATGATGCATCCAGAGCCCTTGAGGCTCGAGACCGAACTCCAGATAGTCTTGGTGAATCTTCAATCACAGATATTCAGGATCCATGTAGTGTCAGAGTCCCAGCTAGTGCGCACATCCGAAGGCATGCTGCGAGATTGCTAACTATTCTTTCGCTTCTACCGCAAGTCCAGAAAATCATTTTAGCTGATGAGACATGGTGCAAATGGCTTGATGATTGTGCAAAAGGAAATATTTCCTGTTGCAATGACCCTAAGACACAAAGTTATGCAAGAGCTTCTCTGTTAAATGTATATTGCAATCAGCAAGATGGTAGTGGATCAGGAGACGGTGGCAGTTCCAAGCCAGACATCTCTAACATGAACAGCAACTGTCCTCGCTATGGAGacatgatatttttaattaatccCGGCCTACCCCATTGGAAGTGTCATGAAAAAGAACGTCAAAGTGGTAAGAAGAACGAATCCTCAAGTGAAGGTGAACCAGCAAATGTTACTGATACAGTCGGAGACCATGTTGTTGATGCTAGCAATCTGTCTAGCTCCATAGATCCTTCCAGTAGTGGTTCGCATGTACATGATCCTGAATTTGATGTTATCTTTCTTCATGGCTTGCGTGGTGGGCCCTTTAAAACTTGGCGAATTGCTGAGGATAAATCTTCTACCAAATCTGGCTTGGTGGAGAAGATTGACCAGGAAGCAGGAAAGCTGGGAACATTTTGGCCGAGCGAGTGGCTTTCAAATGATTTCCCTCAAGCTCGCTTGTTTACCCTTAAATACAAG ACAAACCTCACGGAATGGTCTGGAGCTAGCTTGCCACTTCAG GAAGTTAGTTCTATGATATTGGAAAAGCTCGTCTCAGCAGGCATTGGAGACCGACCTGTTGTTTTTGTGACTCACAG TATGGGAGGTCTTGTCGTGAAGCAGATTCTACACAaagcaaaggaagaaaaacttGATAAACTAGTCAATAACACTGCTGGAGTTGTATGTATCAACGCATCATGCTTATCTG GTATTCTACAGTTGCCCACATTTTGGCAGCAAGCTAGCAGATATGCCGTGGAGAATGGGTCTTGTGTTACGCCCGGCTCCATCT ATAGGAGAGCTACGAAGTGGTTCTCCAAGACTAGTTGA
- a CDS encoding alpha/beta-Hydrolases superfamily protein, whose protein sequence is MIRLRFNILRSSHRRLFHRLPRFFSSSSAPTNGSSGPSLNLIKPKLTPSPPPHQSRGLLRSIYTVSPSSSFSKKSVFVLSAAALSTAIAYSAVIPSDHDQSNRSPSGNSRIYESIEDAVQKSGNSLRRVVHHARQTGVAVSVLWQSLRSVLSSANHEVRAGFELRVAALLADIASANAARRAALVGAGSGAVVDWLLETVAIPGDRIGAQDEAARALAYLIADPTVRKDALGRPDAVPKLLKFVFSCQPKNKKHSRRSSFDISDSLKGRSMLVAAIMDIVTSNCDTIEKTPFKSSLPGNATMRDIAAAIQVIEEGGMYFDEPEKDDDSDDGRSGIKGIGIKILEGTTVLGLSRTSGLAPLGDLNANAGEETPKTFALLSKHDNSSQANLSSAVIPGLWDDLHCQHVAVPFAAWALANWAMASDTNRSHIQELDRDGQVVMTALMAPERTVKWHGSLVARLLLEDLKLPLSDSVSDWSSSLLATVSHASKTEDISLAQVALSAFLVSVDRSDKAQKMVMEKGLHLMRDSARKTRKHKAVQEGLSKALELLCAGDMHLSLEESQKWSGILLSWVLGKVASDTVQSSARRILSRTFEDYGPHSVPISQGWLTLIMNEILNHSKTVSAKGASLPKNEKPKVDQSKVTSATQSTNLLAVAVVNLAMAQLGTVPESVNNVPLADLLLSEPFAVPIKNLKKDSPPKFNAAESALATIKAIKSLTDVCAEDSVCQNKIVDFGILCLLRRFLLSDDYEKLGAIEAYDASRALEARDRTPDSLGESSITDIQDPCSVRVPASAHIRRHAARLLTILSLLPQVQKIILADETWCKWLDDCAKGNISCCNDPKTQSYARASLLNVYCNQQDGSGSGDGGSSKPDISNMNSNCPRYGDMIFLINPGLPHWKCHEKERQSGKKNESSSEGEPANVTDTVGDHVVDASNLSSSIDPSSSGSHVHDPEFDVIFLHGLRGGPFKTWRIAEDKSSTKSGLVEKIDQEAGKLGTFWPSEWLSNDFPQARLFTLKYKTNLTEWSGASLPLQEVSSMILEKLVSAGIGDRPVVFVTHSMGGLVVKQILHKAKEEKLDKLVNNTAGVVFYSCPHFGSKLADMPWRMGLVLRPAPSVSKHYYFIELA, encoded by the exons atGATTCGTCTCCGTTTCAATATTCTCCGATCTTCACACCGTCGTCTCTTCCACCGTCTTCCTCGatttttctcctcctcttctgcGCCAACCAACGGTTCCTCAGGTCCTTCCTTGAATCTCATTAAACCTAAACTCACACCGTCTCCGCCGCCACACCAATCACGAGGTCTTCTCCGGTCAATTTATACCGTCTCgccttcttcctccttctctaAGAAATCCGTTTTTGTTCTCTCCGCCGCCGCTTTATCCACCGCTATTGCGTATTCCGCTGTTATCCCTTCTGATCATGATCAATCAAATCGTAGCCCTAGCGGAAACAGCCGTATATACGAGTCTATCGAGGACGCTGTTCAGAAATCCGGTAATTCGTTGAGGAGAGTGGTTCATCATGCTAGACAGACCGGTGTTGCGGTATCGGTTCTGTGGCAGTCGCTTAGGTCTGTGCTCTCTTCAGCTAATCATGAGGTGCGTGCGGGATTCGAGCTGCGTGTGGCTGCTCTTTTAGCCGATATAGCGTCCGCAAATGCTGCTCGTAGAGCCGCTCTCGTTGGAGCTGGCAGTGGTGCGGTGGTTGATTGGTTACTGGAGACGGTGGCCATTCCCGGCGACAGAATTGGGGCACAGGACGAAGCGGCTAGGGCTCTAGCTTATCTTATTGCTGATCCAACGGTGAGGAAAGACGCTCTAGGAAGGCCCGATGCAGTGCCCAAGTTACTGAAGTTCGTATTCTCGTgtcaaccaaaaaacaaaaag CATTCAAGACGTAGTTCATTCGATATTTCTGATTCTTTGAAAGGTAGGAGCATGCTTGTGGCTGCCATAATGGATATCGTCACTTCCAACTGTGACACTATAGAAAAGACACCTTTCAAGTCATCCTTGCCTGGAAATGCTACGATGAGAGATATTGCTGCTGCAATTCAAGTAATTGAGGAAGGTGGTATGTATTTTGATGAGCCAGAAAAAGATGATGACAGTGACGATGGAAGAAGTGGGATTAAGGGAATTGGAATTAAAATCCTTGAAGGAACCACAGTTCTGGGATTATCAAGAACCAGTGGGCTTGCACCGTTGGGTGACCTTAATGCTAATGCGGGAGAGGAGACTCCTAAAACATTTGCATTGCTTAGTAAACATGATAATTCTTCACAAGCTAATTTGTCATCTGCCGTCATTCCTGGCCTTTGGGATGATTTACATTGTCAACATGTCGCAGTGCCATTTGCTGCGTGGGCACTGGCAAACTGGGCAATGGCTTCTGATACAAATAGATCTCATATTCAAGAACTCGATCGTGATGGGCAAGTTGTCATGACAGCTTTAATGGCACCAGAGAGGACTGTGAAGTGGCATGGGAGTTTGGTGGCTCGGCTGTTGTTAGAGGATCTCAAGCTTCCATTAAGTGATTCTGTTTCCGACTGGAGTTCCAGTTTACTTGCCACTGTTTCACATGCCAGTAAAACTGAGGATATCTCTCTGGCTCAAGTTGCGTTGTCTGCCTTTTTAGTTTCTGTCGACAGAAGTGACAAAGCACAGAAGATGGTAATGGAGAAGGGTCTTCATCTGATGAGAGATAGTGCTAGGAAAACGAGAAAACACAAAGCAGTGCAAGAAGGTTTGTCAAAGGCTCTTGAATTACTCTGTGCTGGTGACATGCATTTATCTCTTGAAGAGAGTCAGAAATGGTCCGGCATACTACTTTCATGGGTTCTTGGAAAAGTTGCATCTGATACTGTTCAATCTTCAGCAAGAAGAATCCTTTCACGCACCTTTGAAGACTATGGACCACACTCTGTCCCGATATCTCAGGGATGGTTGACCCTTATAATGAATGAGATTTTGAACCACAGTAAGACGGTGTCAGCTAAAGGAGCTAGCCTACCTAAAAACGAGAAACCTAAG GTAGATCAGTCCAAAGTTACTTCTGCTACTCAGTCAACCAATCTGTTAGCAGTTGCTGTTGTTAATCTTGCCATGGCTCAACTGGGTACAGTCCCAGAGTCTGTCAATAATGTTCCACTGGCAGATCTGCTCCTTTCAGAGCCTTTTGCGGTACcaattaagaatttaaagaaGGATAGCCCCCCTAAATTTAATGCTGCTGAGTCTGCATTGGCAACCATTAAGGCAATCAAGTCACTGACGGATGTTTGTGCTGAAGATTCTGTATGCCAGAACAAAATAGTTGATTTTGGTATTCTTTGTTTACTAAGGCGCTTTCTGTTAAGTGATGATTATGAGAAGCTAGGTGCAATAGAAGCTTATGATGCATCCAGAGCCCTTGAGGCTCGAGACCGAACTCCAGATAGTCTTGGTGAATCTTCAATCACAGATATTCAGGATCCATGTAGTGTCAGAGTCCCAGCTAGTGCGCACATCCGAAGGCATGCTGCGAGATTGCTAACTATTCTTTCGCTTCTACCGCAAGTCCAGAAAATCATTTTAGCTGATGAGACATGGTGCAAATGGCTTGATGATTGTGCAAAAGGAAATATTTCCTGTTGCAATGACCCTAAGACACAAAGTTATGCAAGAGCTTCTCTGTTAAATGTATATTGCAATCAGCAAGATGGTAGTGGATCAGGAGACGGTGGCAGTTCCAAGCCAGACATCTCTAACATGAACAGCAACTGTCCTCGCTATGGAGacatgatatttttaattaatccCGGCCTACCCCATTGGAAGTGTCATGAAAAAGAACGTCAAAGTGGTAAGAAGAACGAATCCTCAAGTGAAGGTGAACCAGCAAATGTTACTGATACAGTCGGAGACCATGTTGTTGATGCTAGCAATCTGTCTAGCTCCATAGATCCTTCCAGTAGTGGTTCGCATGTACATGATCCTGAATTTGATGTTATCTTTCTTCATGGCTTGCGTGGTGGGCCCTTTAAAACTTGGCGAATTGCTGAGGATAAATCTTCTACCAAATCTGGCTTGGTGGAGAAGATTGACCAGGAAGCAGGAAAGCTGGGAACATTTTGGCCGAGCGAGTGGCTTTCAAATGATTTCCCTCAAGCTCGCTTGTTTACCCTTAAATACAAG ACAAACCTCACGGAATGGTCTGGAGCTAGCTTGCCACTTCAG GAAGTTAGTTCTATGATATTGGAAAAGCTCGTCTCAGCAGGCATTGGAGACCGACCTGTTGTTTTTGTGACTCACAG TATGGGAGGTCTTGTCGTGAAGCAGATTCTACACAaagcaaaggaagaaaaacttGATAAACTAGTCAATAACACTGCTGGAGTT GTATTCTACAGTTGCCCACATTTTGGCAGCAAGCTAGCAGATATGCCGTGGAGAATGGGTCTTGTGTTACGCCCGGCTCCATCTGTTAGTAAACACTATTACTTTATTGAGCTGGCTTAA
- a CDS encoding alpha/beta-Hydrolases superfamily protein gives MIRLRFNILRSSHRRLFHRLPRFFSSSSAPTNGSSGPSLNLIKPKLTPSPPPHQSRGLLRSIYTVSPSSSFSKKSVFVLSAAALSTAIAYSAVIPSDHDQSNRSPSGNSRIYESIEDAVQKSGNSLRRVVHHARQTGVAVSVLWQSLRSVLSSANHEVRAGFELRVAALLADIASANAARRAALVGAGSGAVVDWLLETVAIPGDRIGAQDEAARALAYLIADPTVRKDALGRPDAVPKLLKFVFSCQPKNKKHSRRSSFDISDSLKGRSMLVAAIMDIVTSNCDTIEKTPFKSSLPGNATMRDIAAAIQVIEEGGMYFDEPEKDDDSDDGRSGIKGIGIKILEGTTVLGLSRTSGLAPLGDLNANAGEETPKTFALLSKHDNSSQANLSSAVIPGLWDDLHCQHVAVPFAAWALANWAMASDTNRSHIQELDRDGQVVMTALMAPERTVKWHGSLVARLLLEDLKLPLSDSVSDWSSSLLATVSHASKTEDISLAQVALSAFLVSVDRSDKAQKMVMEKGLHLMRDSARKTRKHKAVQEGLSKALELLCAGDMHLSLEESQKWSGILLSWVLGKVASDTVQSSARRILSRTFEDYGPHSVPISQGWLTLIMNEILNHSKTVSAKGASLPKNEKPKVDQSKVTSATQSTNLLAVAVVNLAMAQLGTVPESVNNVPLADLLLSEPFAVPIKNLKKDSPPKFNAAESALATIKAIKSLTDVCAEDSVCQNKIVDFGILCLLRRFLLSDDYEKLGAIEAYDASRALEARDRTPDSLGESSITDIQDPCSVRVPASAHIRRHAARLLTILSLLPQVQKIILADETWCKWLDDCAKGNISCCNDPKTQSYARASLLNVYCNQQDGSGSGDGGSSKPDISNMNSNCPRYGDMIFLINPGLPHWKCHEKERQSGKKNESSSEGEPANVTDTVGDHVVDASNLSSSIDPSSSGSHVHDPEFDVIFLHGLRGGPFKTWRIAEDKSSTKSGLVEKIDQEAGKLGTFWPSEWLSNDFPQARLFTLKYKTNLTEWSGASLPLQEVSSMILEKLVSAGIGDRPVVFVTHSMGGLVVKQILHKAKEEKLDKLVNNTAGVVCINASCLSGFLLS, from the exons atGATTCGTCTCCGTTTCAATATTCTCCGATCTTCACACCGTCGTCTCTTCCACCGTCTTCCTCGatttttctcctcctcttctgcGCCAACCAACGGTTCCTCAGGTCCTTCCTTGAATCTCATTAAACCTAAACTCACACCGTCTCCGCCGCCACACCAATCACGAGGTCTTCTCCGGTCAATTTATACCGTCTCgccttcttcctccttctctaAGAAATCCGTTTTTGTTCTCTCCGCCGCCGCTTTATCCACCGCTATTGCGTATTCCGCTGTTATCCCTTCTGATCATGATCAATCAAATCGTAGCCCTAGCGGAAACAGCCGTATATACGAGTCTATCGAGGACGCTGTTCAGAAATCCGGTAATTCGTTGAGGAGAGTGGTTCATCATGCTAGACAGACCGGTGTTGCGGTATCGGTTCTGTGGCAGTCGCTTAGGTCTGTGCTCTCTTCAGCTAATCATGAGGTGCGTGCGGGATTCGAGCTGCGTGTGGCTGCTCTTTTAGCCGATATAGCGTCCGCAAATGCTGCTCGTAGAGCCGCTCTCGTTGGAGCTGGCAGTGGTGCGGTGGTTGATTGGTTACTGGAGACGGTGGCCATTCCCGGCGACAGAATTGGGGCACAGGACGAAGCGGCTAGGGCTCTAGCTTATCTTATTGCTGATCCAACGGTGAGGAAAGACGCTCTAGGAAGGCCCGATGCAGTGCCCAAGTTACTGAAGTTCGTATTCTCGTgtcaaccaaaaaacaaaaag CATTCAAGACGTAGTTCATTCGATATTTCTGATTCTTTGAAAGGTAGGAGCATGCTTGTGGCTGCCATAATGGATATCGTCACTTCCAACTGTGACACTATAGAAAAGACACCTTTCAAGTCATCCTTGCCTGGAAATGCTACGATGAGAGATATTGCTGCTGCAATTCAAGTAATTGAGGAAGGTGGTATGTATTTTGATGAGCCAGAAAAAGATGATGACAGTGACGATGGAAGAAGTGGGATTAAGGGAATTGGAATTAAAATCCTTGAAGGAACCACAGTTCTGGGATTATCAAGAACCAGTGGGCTTGCACCGTTGGGTGACCTTAATGCTAATGCGGGAGAGGAGACTCCTAAAACATTTGCATTGCTTAGTAAACATGATAATTCTTCACAAGCTAATTTGTCATCTGCCGTCATTCCTGGCCTTTGGGATGATTTACATTGTCAACATGTCGCAGTGCCATTTGCTGCGTGGGCACTGGCAAACTGGGCAATGGCTTCTGATACAAATAGATCTCATATTCAAGAACTCGATCGTGATGGGCAAGTTGTCATGACAGCTTTAATGGCACCAGAGAGGACTGTGAAGTGGCATGGGAGTTTGGTGGCTCGGCTGTTGTTAGAGGATCTCAAGCTTCCATTAAGTGATTCTGTTTCCGACTGGAGTTCCAGTTTACTTGCCACTGTTTCACATGCCAGTAAAACTGAGGATATCTCTCTGGCTCAAGTTGCGTTGTCTGCCTTTTTAGTTTCTGTCGACAGAAGTGACAAAGCACAGAAGATGGTAATGGAGAAGGGTCTTCATCTGATGAGAGATAGTGCTAGGAAAACGAGAAAACACAAAGCAGTGCAAGAAGGTTTGTCAAAGGCTCTTGAATTACTCTGTGCTGGTGACATGCATTTATCTCTTGAAGAGAGTCAGAAATGGTCCGGCATACTACTTTCATGGGTTCTTGGAAAAGTTGCATCTGATACTGTTCAATCTTCAGCAAGAAGAATCCTTTCACGCACCTTTGAAGACTATGGACCACACTCTGTCCCGATATCTCAGGGATGGTTGACCCTTATAATGAATGAGATTTTGAACCACAGTAAGACGGTGTCAGCTAAAGGAGCTAGCCTACCTAAAAACGAGAAACCTAAG GTAGATCAGTCCAAAGTTACTTCTGCTACTCAGTCAACCAATCTGTTAGCAGTTGCTGTTGTTAATCTTGCCATGGCTCAACTGGGTACAGTCCCAGAGTCTGTCAATAATGTTCCACTGGCAGATCTGCTCCTTTCAGAGCCTTTTGCGGTACcaattaagaatttaaagaaGGATAGCCCCCCTAAATTTAATGCTGCTGAGTCTGCATTGGCAACCATTAAGGCAATCAAGTCACTGACGGATGTTTGTGCTGAAGATTCTGTATGCCAGAACAAAATAGTTGATTTTGGTATTCTTTGTTTACTAAGGCGCTTTCTGTTAAGTGATGATTATGAGAAGCTAGGTGCAATAGAAGCTTATGATGCATCCAGAGCCCTTGAGGCTCGAGACCGAACTCCAGATAGTCTTGGTGAATCTTCAATCACAGATATTCAGGATCCATGTAGTGTCAGAGTCCCAGCTAGTGCGCACATCCGAAGGCATGCTGCGAGATTGCTAACTATTCTTTCGCTTCTACCGCAAGTCCAGAAAATCATTTTAGCTGATGAGACATGGTGCAAATGGCTTGATGATTGTGCAAAAGGAAATATTTCCTGTTGCAATGACCCTAAGACACAAAGTTATGCAAGAGCTTCTCTGTTAAATGTATATTGCAATCAGCAAGATGGTAGTGGATCAGGAGACGGTGGCAGTTCCAAGCCAGACATCTCTAACATGAACAGCAACTGTCCTCGCTATGGAGacatgatatttttaattaatccCGGCCTACCCCATTGGAAGTGTCATGAAAAAGAACGTCAAAGTGGTAAGAAGAACGAATCCTCAAGTGAAGGTGAACCAGCAAATGTTACTGATACAGTCGGAGACCATGTTGTTGATGCTAGCAATCTGTCTAGCTCCATAGATCCTTCCAGTAGTGGTTCGCATGTACATGATCCTGAATTTGATGTTATCTTTCTTCATGGCTTGCGTGGTGGGCCCTTTAAAACTTGGCGAATTGCTGAGGATAAATCTTCTACCAAATCTGGCTTGGTGGAGAAGATTGACCAGGAAGCAGGAAAGCTGGGAACATTTTGGCCGAGCGAGTGGCTTTCAAATGATTTCCCTCAAGCTCGCTTGTTTACCCTTAAATACAAG ACAAACCTCACGGAATGGTCTGGAGCTAGCTTGCCACTTCAG GAAGTTAGTTCTATGATATTGGAAAAGCTCGTCTCAGCAGGCATTGGAGACCGACCTGTTGTTTTTGTGACTCACAG TATGGGAGGTCTTGTCGTGAAGCAGATTCTACACAaagcaaaggaagaaaaacttGATAAACTAGTCAATAACACTGCTGGAGTTGTATGTATCAACGCATCATGCTTATCTGGTTTTCTGTTATCTTAA